Within the Pseudomonas fulva genome, the region CTGGCCCACGGCGGCCAGCCGTGGCAGGACAGCACCGTGTTCGAAGGCCTGGTGCTCGGCATCATGGGCGCCGAGGGCTACCACAAGGCGTTCGTCGAGAACGACGAGGCGACCCTGACCAGCCCGCAGATGACCGAAGTGTTCACCGCGCTGAAGAAACTCTCCACCTACATGGACGACAACCGCGCCGGCCGTGACTGGAACCTGGCCACTGCCGAAGTCATTGACGGCAAGGCCGGCATGCAGATCATGGGCGACTGGGCGAAGAGCGAGTGGACCGCCGCCGGCAAGCTGGCCGGCAAGGACTACCAGTGCGTACCGATGCCGGGCACCGCGGGCAGCTACACCTACAACATCGACTCCCTGGCCATGTTCAGGCTGAAGAAAGAGGGCGACATCGCCGCTCAGCACGCCCTGGCACGGATCGCCCTGGAGCCCGAGTTCCAGTACGTGTTCAACGAGAACAAGGGCTCGATCCCGGTGCGTTCGGACCTGGACATGAACAAGTTCGACAGCTGCGCCCAGGCCTCCATGAAGGATTTCCAGGAGGCCGACAAGGCCGGCAAGCTGGAGCCGAGCATGGCCCACAGCATGGCCACCAACCTGGCGGTGCAGGGGGCGATCTTCGATGTGGTCACCAACTTCATGAGCGACAAGAACGCCGACCCGAGCAAGGCCGGTGCGCAGATCGCCGCGGCGATCAAGTCGGCGCAGTAGCGTGAGGCGGGCCGTCGTCCGGCGGCCCAGCTGATTTCACCATCCGTCCGTGCGCCAGGCACTGTGCCTGGCGTCGGCGGAGTTCGTCCCGAATTTCTCTACACAGGGTATGCCCGATGAGTGTCACGGCGGTAATCGGCAAGGCTTCACCCTTCGATGCGTTGCAGCGCTGGCTGCCCAAGCTGGTACTGGCGCCCACCATGCTGGTGGTGCTGGTGGGGTTCTACGGCTACATCCTGTGGACGGCGGTGCTGTCGTTCACCAATTCCAGCTTCATGCCCAGCTACAAGTGGGTGGGCCTGCAGCAGTACGTGCGTTTGCTGGACAACGACCGCTGGTGGGTCGCCAGCAAGAACCTGATGGTGTTCGGCGGCCTGTTCATCGGCATCAGCCTGGTGATCGGCGTGTTGCTGGCGGTGCTGCTCGATCAGCGCATCCGCCGCGAAGGCGTGATCCGCACCATCTACCTGTACCCCATGGCGCTGTCGATGATCGTCACCGGCACCGCCTGGAAATGGCTGCTCAACCCCGGCCTGGGCCTGGACAAGCTGCTGCGTGACTGGGGCTGGGAAGGCTTCCGCCTGGACTGGCTGGTGGACCCCGACCGGGTCGTCTACTGCCTGGTGATCGCGGCCGTGTGGCAGGCCTCGGGCTTCGTCATGGCGTTGTTCCTGGCCGGGCTGCGCAGCGTCGACCAGTCGATCATCCGCGCCGCCCAGGTGGACGGCGCGAGCTTGCCGACCATCTACCTGCGCATCGTGCTGCCAAGCCTGCGACCGGTGTTCTTCAGCGCGGTGATGATCCTCGCCCACATTGCCATCAAGAGCTTCGATCTGGTGGCGGCGATGACCGCAGGCGGGCCTGGCTACGCCTCCGATCTGCCGGCGATGTTCATGTACAACTTCACCTTCAGCCGCGGCCAGATGGGCATCGGCTCGGCCAGCGCGATGCTGATGCTCGGCGCGATCCTGGCCATTCTGGTGCCGTACCTCTACTCGGAATTGCGAGGCAAGCGCCATGACTAAGGCCTTCAGTCCAAGCCGCCTGGCGATTCACGCCACCCTGTTGTTCGCCGCCGCGCTGTACCTGGTGCCGCTGGTGGTGATGCTGCTGACCAGCTTCAAGACCCCCGAGGACGTGCGCGCCGGCAACCTGCTGTCGCTGCCCGACGTGTTCACCCTGATCGGCTGGGTCAAGGCCTGGGACGTGGTCGGCGGGCACTTCTGGAACTCGGCGAAGATGGCCATTCCCGCGGTGCTGATCTCCACGGCGATCGGCGCGCTCAACGGCTACGTGCTGTCGATGTGGCGCTTCCGTGGCTCGCAGCTGTTCTTCGGGTTGCTGCTGTTCGGCTGCTTCCTGCCGTTCCAGACCATCCTGCTGCCGGCCTCGTTCACCCTCGGCAAGTTCGGCCTGGCCAACACCACCGTCGGCCTGGTGCTGGTCCACGTGGTCTATGGCATCGCCTTCACCACGCTGTTCTTCCGCAACTTCTACGTCAGCGTGCCGGATGCCCTGGTCAAGGCGGCGCGCCTGGATGGCGCCGGGTTCTTCACCATCTTCGGGCGCATCCTGCTGCCCATGTCGGTGCCGATCATCATGGTCTGCCTGATCTGGCAGTTCACCCAGATCTGGAACGATTTCCTGTTCGGCGTGGTGTTCGCCAGTGGCGACGCCCAGCCGATTACCGTGGCCCTCAACAACCTGGTCAACACCAGCACCGGGGCCAAGGAATACAACGTGGACATGGCCGCGGCGATGATCGCCGGGCTGCCGACCCTGCTGGTGTACATCCTGGCGGGCAAGTACTTCCTGCGCGGCCTCACGGCTGGCGCGGTAAAGGGTTGAAAGCGGCTGCGCTCGCTCGCGGTGCTTTCGAAGTGGAGAGAAGTAAATGGCAACGCTCGAACTGCGCAACGTCAACAAGTCCTACGGCAGCGGCCTGACGGACACGCTCAAACGCATCGATCTGAAGATCGACGATGGCGAATTCCTGATTCTGGTCGGCCCCTCGGGCTGCGGTAAATCGACCCTGATGAATTGCATCGCCGGCCTGGAGAGCATCAGCAATGGCGCCATTCTGGTCGACGACGCCGATATCAGCGGCATGAGCCCCAAGGATCGCGACATCGCCATGGTGTTCCAGTCCTATGCGCTGTACCCGACCATGAGCGTGCGCGACAACATCGCCTTCGGCCTGAAGATGCGCAAGTTGCCCGCGGCGGCCATCGACGAGGAGGTGGCCCGGGTCGCCAAGCTGCTGCAGATCGAACACCTGCTGGCGCGCAAACCCGGCCAGCTCTCCGGCGGCCAGCAGCAGCGCGTGGCCATGGGCCGTGCGTTGGCGCGGCGGCCGAAGATCTACCTGTTCGATGAGCCGCTGTCGAACCTCGACGCCAAGCTGCGGGTGGAGATGCGCACCGAAATCAAGCTGATGCACCAGCGCCTGAAGACCACCACGGTGTACGTCACCCACGACCAGATCGAAGCCATGACCCTGGGCGACAAGGTGGCGGTGATGAAGGAGGGCGTGATCCAGCAGTTCGGCACCCCGCAACAGATCTACAACGACCCGGCCAACCAGTTCGTGGCCAGCTTCATTGGCTCGCCGCCGATGAACTTCATCCCCGTGCCGCTGCAGCGCCGCGACGGTCAGGTGTGGGCGCTGCTCGCGTCGTCCATCGGCCGCTGCGAGCTGCCCCTGGGCGAGCTGCCGGAAGGCACGGAGCAGCGTGCCATGCTGCTCGGCGTACGCCCGGAGCAGGTGCAGCTCGCCGCCGGTGCGGCACAGGCGACTGCGTTGCCTGCGCAGGTGGAAGTCACCGAGCCCACCGGGCCGGACACCCTGGTGTTCGTCACCGTCAACGACAGCAAGCTGTGCTGCCGCCTGGCGCCGGATCAGGCGCCGCCGGTCGGTCAGCACCTGGCGCTGCACATCGATGCCTCCCGGGCGCTGCTGTTCGACGCCCAGAGTGGCGAGCGGGTGCGGCCCCTGGCCCGTGCGGCACAGCCAGACAACGTCACCTCGTTAACGAATCGTTGAGAAGGAGTCGGCCTCGTAGTCCTGATGCCGGCATTGCAAAGCGGTAACAACAATAAAAAACTGCAGGAGAGGATATGAAACGATCAGCAGGTATCGGTCTGGCCATGGCGCTGGGCTCCCTGACACTGCCGGTTACGGGCATGGCGCTGGAGTTTTCCGGCTACGTGCGCAGCGGCGCCGGCACGGCCGATGGCAATGGCCGGCAGTCATGCTTCCAGCTGCCGGGTGCGCGTTCCAAGTACCGCTTGGGTAACGAGTGCGAGCACTACGCCGAGCTGGATCTGCGCCAGGATCTGTTCACGCTCGACGATGGCTCGGTGCTGAGCATCGAGGGCATGGCCCAGCTGTTCAACGAGTACGGCCACACGCCGAAATTCACCGGTGACCACGGCACCGCGCGGATGAACCAGATGTACGCCGAGTGGAGCAACATGCCGGCACTCAACGGCGGTTCGCTATGGGCCGGGCGACGCTTCTACAAACGTAACGACATTCATATCTCCGACTTCTACTACTGGAACCAGAGCGCCACCGGTTTCGGTATCGACGAGATGAAGATCGGTGACTACAAGTACAGCTACGTGTTCTCGCGCAAGGACAGCTACGACCAGAAGGAATACATCAACCGCCATGACTTCAACGTCGGCGGCTTCGTGACCAACCCCGGCGGCGAGATCGAGGTGGGCGTCAGCTACATCGACAAGCCATCCTCCGTCGAGGATTCGAACAGCGGCTGGGCGGTCACCGGCCAGCACGTGCAGAAGAACTTCCTCGGCCTGGGCGGCGACAACAAACTGGCCCTGCAGTACGGCGAAGGGCCGGGTACCGGCCTGGGCTACACCGGCGACCCGACCCTGGATCGCGGTGCCAAGAGCTGGCGCGTGGTCGAATTCTTCGACTTCCAGCTGACCCCGCGCCTGGGCGGCCAGGTGCAGGCGGTGTACCAGAAGGACAAACGTGAAGATGGCGGCGACCAGGACTGGTGGTCGGTGGGCGGACGCACCAGCTATGCCTTCACCCAGCAGTTCAAGCTGGTCGGCGAGATCGGCCATGACCAGGTGGATGCGTCCGGCGGTACCCGCAAACTGAGCAAGTTCACCGTGGCGCCCACCTGGTCGCCGAATGGCCCCGGCTTCTTCGAACGCCCGGAAATTCGCCTCTATTACACCTACGCCACCTGGAACAAGGCGGCGCAGGAGGCGGCGAACCTGCTGGCCGAGGGCTCGGCGCTGTCGGACACCGGTGCGTTCGGTAGCGCACGCAATGGCTCCAACTTCGGTGTGCAGGTGGAGTACTGGTGGAAATAAGCGGCAAGCTGCAAGTAGGGGCGTGGGCGCGGTGGCGACCATCGCTCTTGTAGCTCGCGGCTTGCGGCCCGCAGCTAAAGTGGCTCTTCGCTGGCCGGATAACGGCTGGCGTTGAGGCTCTCCTTGATCTTGCGCAGGTGCGGCTGGAAATCCGCGCCGCGGCGCAGGGTCATGCCGGTTGCCAGCACATCGAGCACGGTCAGCTGGATGATCCGCGAGGTCATCGGCATGTAGATGTCGGTGTCTTCGGGCAGCGGAATGTGCACGCTGAGGCTGCAGGCCTGGTCCAGCGGCGAGCCGGCAGCGGTCAGGCCGAGCACCGAGGCACCATTCTCCCGGGCCAGGCGCGCCACCTCGACCAGCTCGCGGGTGCGGCCGGTGTAGGAAATGATCACGAACAGATCGCCCGTATGCGCCACCGAGGCGAGCATGCGCTGCATCAGCACGTCGGCATGGGCCGATACCGCCAGGTTGAAGCGAAAGAACTTGTGCTGGGCGTCCAGGGCCACCGGTGCCGAGGCGCCGAGGCCGAAGAAGTGGATCTGCCGGGCCTGGATCAGCAGGTCGACGGCACGGCTGATCAGGTTGGCATCCAGGCTTTGCCAGGCGCTGTCCAGCGAGGCGATGGCACTGCCGAAGATCTTGCGGGTATAGGCCTCGGGGCCGTCATCGGCTTCCACCGCGCGGCTCACGTAGGCCGCGCCGCTGGCCAGGCTCTGGGCCAGCTGCATCTTCAGTTCCGGGTAACCGTTGACGCCGAACGACCGGCAGAAGCGGTTGACCGTCGGCTCGCTGACCTGGGCGGCCTGGGCGAGGGCGGCGATGCTCAGGCGGGTGGCCTGCTGCGGGTTGAGCAGGATCACTTCGGCGACCTTGCGTTCGGCCTTGTTGAGGCTCTCGAGGCGGCCCTGGATCTGTTCGAGAAGGTTGCGCACGCGATCCATTGTTGTCCTTGTCCGATGAAATGCCGGGTTATCCTAAGCCGGGGCTGGTCTACTGGCTACCCGCTCGACGCACTCTACGAATATGTTGTGTTTATTACTACATTTCCGGTTGCGAAATGGTGGATTACCCGCTATCAATAGGGCAACTTTAGAAGAACAAAGATCATGTCGATGATTCCTGTTGAGCCTTGCACCCTCGCTCTGTTCGGCGCCCTGGGCGACCTGGCATTGCGCAAGCTGTTTCCCGCCCTCTACCAGCTCGACCGCGCCGGGCTGCTGCACGAGGATACCCAGTTGCTCGCCCTGGCGCGCGACGGTGGCGACCCCGACAAGCACTTGAGCACCATCGATGCCCATCTGCGCCGCTACCTGCCGGCTCCGGAGCTCGATGAGGCGGTGATGCAACGCTTCCAGGCGCGCCTGCGCTACCTGAGCATGGAGTTCCTGCCGCCGGATAGTTATCCGCAACTGGCCGAAGCGGTGGGCAGCGGCCGTCAACTGATCGCCTACTTCGCCACGCCGGCCTCGGTGTACGGCGGCATCTGCGCCAACCTCGCGGCGGTCGGCCTGGCCGAGGGCACCCGGGTGGTGCTGGAAAAACCCATCGGCCACGACCTGCACTCGTCGCGCGCGGTCAACGATGCGGTGGCCGCCTATTTCCCGGAAACCCAGGTCTATCGGATCGACCATTACCTGGGCAAGGAAACGGTGCAGAACCTGATCGCCCTGCGTTTCGCCAACAGCCTGTTCGAAACCCAGTGGAACCAGAACCACATCACCCACGTGGAAATCACCGTGGCGGAGAAGGTCGGCATCGAAGGCCGCTGGGGCTATTTCGACAAGGCCGGCCAGCTGCGCGACATGATCCAGAACCACCTCTTGCAACTGCTCTGCCTGATCGCCATGGACCCGCCCGGCGACCTGTCGGCCGACGCCATCCGGGACGAAAAGGTCAAGGTACTCAAGGCCCTGGAGCCGATGACCGCCGAGCAGCTGTCACGCCACGTGGTGCGTGGCCAGTACGTGGCCGGCACCAGCGACGGCAAGCCGGTGCCCGGCTACCTGGAAGAAGAGAATTCCAACGCCCAGAGCGACACCGAAACCTTCGTCGCCCTGCGTGCCGACATCCGCAACTGGCGCTGGGCCGGGGTGCCGTTCTACCTGCGCACCGGCAAGCGCATGGCGCAGAAGCTGTCGCAGATCGTCATCCACTTCAAGGAGCCGCCGCATTACATCTTCGCCCCGGAACAGCGGCAGTTGATCGGTAACAAGCTGATCATCCGCCTGCAGCCGGACGAGAGCATTTCCCTGCAGGTGATGACCAAGGACCAGGGCCTGGACAAGGGCATGCAGCTGCGCAGCGGTCCGCTGCAGCTGAATTTCTCCGCGACCTACAAGAGTGCGCGGATCCCCGATGCCTACGAGCGCCTGCTGCTGGAAGTGATGCGCGGCAACC harbors:
- the zwf gene encoding glucose-6-phosphate dehydrogenase, with the protein product MSMIPVEPCTLALFGALGDLALRKLFPALYQLDRAGLLHEDTQLLALARDGGDPDKHLSTIDAHLRRYLPAPELDEAVMQRFQARLRYLSMEFLPPDSYPQLAEAVGSGRQLIAYFATPASVYGGICANLAAVGLAEGTRVVLEKPIGHDLHSSRAVNDAVAAYFPETQVYRIDHYLGKETVQNLIALRFANSLFETQWNQNHITHVEITVAEKVGIEGRWGYFDKAGQLRDMIQNHLLQLLCLIAMDPPGDLSADAIRDEKVKVLKALEPMTAEQLSRHVVRGQYVAGTSDGKPVPGYLEEENSNAQSDTETFVALRADIRNWRWAGVPFYLRTGKRMAQKLSQIVIHFKEPPHYIFAPEQRQLIGNKLIIRLQPDESISLQVMTKDQGLDKGMQLRSGPLQLNFSATYKSARIPDAYERLLLEVMRGNQNLFVRKDEIEHAWQWCDQLIDGWKKLGDPPKPYVAGTWGPMSSIALITRDGRAWYGDL
- a CDS encoding ABC transporter ATP-binding protein, giving the protein MATLELRNVNKSYGSGLTDTLKRIDLKIDDGEFLILVGPSGCGKSTLMNCIAGLESISNGAILVDDADISGMSPKDRDIAMVFQSYALYPTMSVRDNIAFGLKMRKLPAAAIDEEVARVAKLLQIEHLLARKPGQLSGGQQQRVAMGRALARRPKIYLFDEPLSNLDAKLRVEMRTEIKLMHQRLKTTTVYVTHDQIEAMTLGDKVAVMKEGVIQQFGTPQQIYNDPANQFVASFIGSPPMNFIPVPLQRRDGQVWALLASSIGRCELPLGELPEGTEQRAMLLGVRPEQVQLAAGAAQATALPAQVEVTEPTGPDTLVFVTVNDSKLCCRLAPDQAPPVGQHLALHIDASRALLFDAQSGERVRPLARAAQPDNVTSLTNR
- a CDS encoding MurR/RpiR family transcriptional regulator, with the translated sequence MRNLLEQIQGRLESLNKAERKVAEVILLNPQQATRLSIAALAQAAQVSEPTVNRFCRSFGVNGYPELKMQLAQSLASGAAYVSRAVEADDGPEAYTRKIFGSAIASLDSAWQSLDANLISRAVDLLIQARQIHFFGLGASAPVALDAQHKFFRFNLAVSAHADVLMQRMLASVAHTGDLFVIISYTGRTRELVEVARLARENGASVLGLTAAGSPLDQACSLSVHIPLPEDTDIYMPMTSRIIQLTVLDVLATGMTLRRGADFQPHLRKIKESLNASRYPASEEPL
- a CDS encoding ABC transporter substrate-binding protein produces the protein MNAITRLATAVSLASLFPLTALAADSKGTVEVVHWWTSGGEAAAVKVLRELVEKDGYTWKDSAVAGGAGSAAMTVLKTRVVSGNPPGAAQIKGPDLQEWGALDLLAPLDDVAKANNWDGLLSKTVSNTVKYDGHYVAVPVNIHRVNWLWINPAVFKKAGIDKAPTTLDELYAAGDKLKAAGFTPLAHGGQPWQDSTVFEGLVLGIMGAEGYHKAFVENDEATLTSPQMTEVFTALKKLSTYMDDNRAGRDWNLATAEVIDGKAGMQIMGDWAKSEWTAAGKLAGKDYQCVPMPGTAGSYTYNIDSLAMFRLKKEGDIAAQHALARIALEPEFQYVFNENKGSIPVRSDLDMNKFDSCAQASMKDFQEADKAGKLEPSMAHSMATNLAVQGAIFDVVTNFMSDKNADPSKAGAQIAAAIKSAQ
- a CDS encoding carbohydrate ABC transporter permease, coding for MTKAFSPSRLAIHATLLFAAALYLVPLVVMLLTSFKTPEDVRAGNLLSLPDVFTLIGWVKAWDVVGGHFWNSAKMAIPAVLISTAIGALNGYVLSMWRFRGSQLFFGLLLFGCFLPFQTILLPASFTLGKFGLANTTVGLVLVHVVYGIAFTTLFFRNFYVSVPDALVKAARLDGAGFFTIFGRILLPMSVPIIMVCLIWQFTQIWNDFLFGVVFASGDAQPITVALNNLVNTSTGAKEYNVDMAAAMIAGLPTLLVYILAGKYFLRGLTAGAVKG
- a CDS encoding maltoporin, producing the protein MKRSAGIGLAMALGSLTLPVTGMALEFSGYVRSGAGTADGNGRQSCFQLPGARSKYRLGNECEHYAELDLRQDLFTLDDGSVLSIEGMAQLFNEYGHTPKFTGDHGTARMNQMYAEWSNMPALNGGSLWAGRRFYKRNDIHISDFYYWNQSATGFGIDEMKIGDYKYSYVFSRKDSYDQKEYINRHDFNVGGFVTNPGGEIEVGVSYIDKPSSVEDSNSGWAVTGQHVQKNFLGLGGDNKLALQYGEGPGTGLGYTGDPTLDRGAKSWRVVEFFDFQLTPRLGGQVQAVYQKDKREDGGDQDWWSVGGRTSYAFTQQFKLVGEIGHDQVDASGGTRKLSKFTVAPTWSPNGPGFFERPEIRLYYTYATWNKAAQEAANLLAEGSALSDTGAFGSARNGSNFGVQVEYWWK
- a CDS encoding carbohydrate ABC transporter permease, which translates into the protein MSVTAVIGKASPFDALQRWLPKLVLAPTMLVVLVGFYGYILWTAVLSFTNSSFMPSYKWVGLQQYVRLLDNDRWWVASKNLMVFGGLFIGISLVIGVLLAVLLDQRIRREGVIRTIYLYPMALSMIVTGTAWKWLLNPGLGLDKLLRDWGWEGFRLDWLVDPDRVVYCLVIAAVWQASGFVMALFLAGLRSVDQSIIRAAQVDGASLPTIYLRIVLPSLRPVFFSAVMILAHIAIKSFDLVAAMTAGGPGYASDLPAMFMYNFTFSRGQMGIGSASAMLMLGAILAILVPYLYSELRGKRHD